One window from the genome of Candidatus Acidiferrales bacterium encodes:
- a CDS encoding glycoside hydrolase family 27 protein, whose translation MRKIVFTFLMLASISAFAQKFDGLALTPPMGWNSWNTFATNVDENLIKSVADAMIMNGMWDAGYIYIVIDDGWEAMQRDSLGNIFPDPKRFPHGMKALGNYLHAHGFKFGIHNCAGTETCSGFPGGRGHEYQDARTYASWGVDYLKYDWCNHGTANAEETYKTMRDALYHAGRPVVFSICEWGTNEPWIWGPEIGHLWRTTGDITDCYDCQGVYSMGWKYILDKEAELTQYAGPDHWNDPDMLEVGNKGLTLAESRAHFTLWCMLAAPLMAGNDVRNMPEEIRDILTNKEVVAIDQDSLGKQGFRYMDQIGKQIWAKELSNGAWAICVFNSSTDPFKIRIDWNSLPFLKGTYSIRDIWHKQNLSTTASSFIEDIQSRDVVLLRLTPVK comes from the coding sequence ATGAGAAAAATTGTGTTTACTTTCTTGATGCTTGCTTCGATTTCTGCATTTGCCCAAAAATTTGATGGGCTTGCCCTGACTCCACCCATGGGATGGAACAGCTGGAACACCTTCGCGACGAACGTCGACGAGAATCTTATCAAGAGCGTTGCTGATGCGATGATAATGAATGGGATGTGGGATGCCGGATACATCTATATAGTAATCGACGACGGTTGGGAAGCGATGCAGAGAGACAGTCTCGGAAATATCTTTCCTGATCCGAAGAGGTTCCCACACGGGATGAAGGCTCTTGGAAATTATCTTCACGCGCACGGCTTCAAATTCGGAATCCACAATTGCGCGGGGACCGAAACATGCTCGGGTTTTCCCGGCGGACGCGGTCATGAGTACCAGGATGCCAGAACTTACGCGTCATGGGGAGTCGACTATCTGAAATACGATTGGTGTAATCATGGTACGGCCAATGCGGAGGAGACATACAAGACAATGAGAGACGCATTGTACCACGCGGGTCGGCCGGTGGTGTTCAGCATCTGCGAATGGGGAACGAACGAGCCCTGGATCTGGGGCCCGGAGATCGGACATCTCTGGCGGACCACCGGTGATATCACCGATTGTTACGATTGCCAGGGGGTTTACTCGATGGGGTGGAAATACATCCTCGACAAGGAAGCGGAGCTCACTCAATACGCAGGACCGGATCACTGGAATGATCCCGACATGCTGGAGGTTGGCAATAAAGGTCTGACGCTCGCTGAGTCAAGGGCTCACTTTACTCTATGGTGCATGCTCGCCGCGCCTCTGATGGCGGGGAATGATGTAAGAAATATGCCCGAGGAAATTCGCGACATTCTCACGAACAAGGAAGTCGTTGCAATCGATCAGGATTCATTGGGAAAACAGGGCTTCAGATACATGGACCAGATCGGCAAGCAAATATGGGCGAAGGAATTATCAAACGGTGCGTGGGCAATCTGCGTTTTCAACTCAAGCACCGATCCTTTCAAGATTAGAATAGATTGGAATTCTCTACCGTTTCTTAAAGGTACATATAGTATTCGAGATATCTGGCACAAACAGAATCTTTCGACCACGGCAAGCAGTTTTATCGAAGACATTCAATCTCGCGACGTTGTGTTGCTGAGATTAACCCCGGTCAAGTAG
- a CDS encoding NAD-dependent epimerase/dehydratase family protein — protein MKALFIGGTGNISTSVSRLCIGRGIDLHLLNRGKRKVKIPGAKLIKVDISNPSALNSVLKKHEWDVVVDWIAFNPDQVERDIELFRGKTKQYVFISSASAYQKPPSFPIITESTPLCNPFWEYSRNKIACEEKLNRAYREEGFPATIVRPSFTYDTVIPLAIGGWDEYTVIDRMKKGRKVIVHGDGTSLWTITHAEDFAKGFVGLLGNQRAVGHPFQITSDEALTWDQIYRTTADAFDVEAQIVHISSDFICRLDKSMIGTLLGDKSHCAIFDNTKIKTFVPDFKATIPFNEGVRKTLAWFDADPKRKIVRAETNEKIDRIIEAYERNSF, from the coding sequence ATGAAAGCACTATTTATCGGCGGCACCGGAAACATAAGTACTTCTGTAAGCAGATTATGCATTGGCCGTGGCATCGACTTGCATTTGCTTAATCGTGGAAAGAGAAAAGTGAAAATTCCCGGTGCGAAATTAATCAAAGTGGACATTTCGAATCCATCTGCTCTAAACTCTGTTCTGAAAAAGCATGAGTGGGATGTCGTCGTGGATTGGATTGCCTTCAACCCCGATCAAGTGGAAAGAGATATTGAACTTTTCCGCGGGAAGACGAAGCAATATGTGTTCATCAGCTCCGCATCCGCCTACCAAAAGCCGCCGTCATTTCCGATCATCACCGAATCGACACCTTTGTGCAACCCTTTTTGGGAATACTCACGAAACAAGATTGCCTGTGAAGAAAAACTCAATCGTGCGTACAGAGAAGAAGGTTTTCCAGCGACGATAGTCCGGCCGTCATTTACCTACGACACGGTTATCCCGCTCGCCATCGGCGGCTGGGACGAGTACACGGTAATCGACCGCATGAAGAAAGGAAGAAAAGTGATAGTGCATGGCGACGGGACTTCGCTGTGGACAATCACACATGCTGAAGATTTCGCCAAAGGATTTGTCGGACTTCTTGGAAATCAGAGAGCGGTCGGTCATCCTTTCCAGATCACTTCGGACGAGGCTTTGACGTGGGATCAGATATATCGGACGACTGCCGATGCTTTCGATGTTGAGGCGCAGATCGTTCACATATCTTCCGATTTTATCTGCCGATTAGATAAGTCCATGATAGGAACGCTGCTGGGAGATAAATCACACTGTGCCATCTTTGACAATACAAAAATCAAGACTTTTGTTCCCGATTTCAAAGCCACCATTCCATTCAACGAAGGCGTGAGAAAAACCCTGGCGTGGTTCGATGCCGATCCCAAAAGAAAGATCGTCCGGGCGGAGACAAATGAAAAGATCGATCGAATAATTGAGGCTTATGAAAGGAATAGCTTTTAA